In one window of Pseudomonas chlororaphis subsp. chlororaphis DNA:
- a CDS encoding YceK/YidQ family lipoprotein, giving the protein MFRKVILLVLVNCLSGCAAVAMRMDYDHPCPYKGVRLDWWLVGTSHGKLIPFLLIDAPFSLVVDTVFFPFEYQYSCYD; this is encoded by the coding sequence GTGTTTCGGAAAGTGATTCTGTTGGTGTTGGTCAATTGCCTGAGCGGCTGCGCCGCGGTGGCGATGCGGATGGACTATGACCACCCTTGCCCCTACAAGGGCGTGCGCCTGGACTGGTGGTTGGTAGGCACCTCCCATGGAAAGCTGATTCCCTTTTTACTGATCGATGCGCCGTTTTCCTTGGTGGTCGATACGGTGTTTTTTCCATTCGAGTATCAGTACAGCTGCTATGACTAA
- a CDS encoding fimbrial biogenesis chaperone, with protein MKKSLAMSVAFAGLLSLFALPSHAGISLNETRVVLAGPKKEASMLVLNDESTPIMIQSWIEPFGTSTDQDVPFALTPPLKRLNGNARQQLRILYQGMGLPADRESVFWLSVQEIPQKSKDENILQIAVRQRIKLFYRPAGLPGDVDQAPSRLQWRMALKEGKPGLEIRNDSAFHISFGAVNIKSGSNSYSVPATMLPPYSSQSFTIEGASSLAPGGATKIEFESINDDGVAVQHSGDLSS; from the coding sequence ATGAAAAAGTCCCTTGCCATGAGTGTGGCGTTTGCCGGGCTTCTGTCGTTGTTTGCCCTGCCCTCCCATGCCGGTATCTCATTGAATGAAACTCGAGTGGTACTGGCCGGACCGAAGAAGGAAGCTTCCATGCTGGTGCTGAACGATGAATCGACGCCCATCATGATCCAGTCCTGGATCGAGCCCTTCGGCACAAGCACCGATCAGGACGTCCCCTTTGCCCTCACCCCTCCCCTGAAACGCCTGAACGGGAACGCCCGGCAGCAATTGCGCATTCTCTACCAAGGCATGGGGCTACCCGCGGACAGGGAGTCGGTGTTCTGGTTGAGCGTGCAGGAAATCCCCCAGAAGTCGAAGGATGAAAACATCCTGCAGATTGCCGTGCGCCAGCGCATCAAGTTGTTTTACCGGCCCGCCGGCTTGCCCGGCGACGTTGATCAGGCCCCCTCCAGGCTGCAATGGCGCATGGCGCTCAAGGAGGGCAAGCCCGGCCTGGAAATCAGGAATGACTCCGCGTTTCACATTTCTTTCGGCGCGGTGAACATCAAGAGCGGTTCGAACAGTTATTCGGTTCCGGCGACAATGCTGCCCCCCTATTCAAGCCAATCATTCACGATCGAGGGGGCATCTTCCCTGGCGCCAGGCGGAGCAACAAAGATCGAGTTCGAAAGCATCAACGACGATGGCGTAGCGGTACAGCACTCAGGCGACCTATCCAGTTGA
- a CDS encoding fimbrial protein has translation MSQVKGQNSLFVAEPGVLLSAEYLVKYTGRQQSSPKQRDSFPNAWSQGAQERFTHEPCSRSIREKQAMKTTAKRMIRALFGAPQLCVIALMALAVSPSARAASVDAFEQELSIPKNTASGIILARHYITPQQACGASKCSVEKIYAYPGGGVSTSNATVITTKVSGISTRLLINGRGYGTSAPWVEFTQPIEVQLLSEGRTNLGGSLSDSQAFPYYYRLEMKYSYLNIHLKGTITPIDGTCSVPGQTVKLPKTLLNRLDRIGSTAGTQSFQLNINNCPRGYNRIGYTLDPVGGEIANSPGVLPLTGGSTASGIKIRVENAQGAPATMGTSITVDGYNKAAGGSFAIPMQASYIRTDATATPGTVNGAMTVFLDYR, from the coding sequence TTGAGCCAGGTTAAAGGTCAGAACTCTTTGTTTGTCGCTGAACCCGGCGTTTTGTTATCGGCTGAATACTTAGTGAAATACACAGGTCGTCAACAATCTTCGCCCAAACAAAGAGATTCGTTTCCGAACGCATGGAGCCAGGGTGCGCAAGAACGATTCACCCACGAACCCTGTTCAAGGTCGATCAGAGAGAAACAGGCAATGAAGACCACAGCAAAAAGAATGATCCGCGCCCTGTTCGGCGCACCGCAACTTTGCGTCATTGCACTCATGGCCCTCGCCGTGTCGCCGTCCGCGAGGGCTGCGTCTGTGGACGCATTTGAGCAGGAGCTATCGATCCCGAAGAACACCGCCAGCGGCATCATACTGGCTCGACATTACATCACTCCGCAGCAGGCATGTGGCGCATCGAAGTGCTCAGTCGAAAAAATTTACGCCTACCCAGGTGGCGGCGTATCAACCTCAAATGCAACAGTAATCACCACGAAAGTCTCGGGCATATCGACTCGTTTGTTGATCAATGGAAGAGGCTACGGAACTTCAGCGCCATGGGTCGAGTTCACCCAGCCAATCGAAGTACAGTTACTTAGCGAGGGTCGAACAAATCTAGGCGGTTCCCTGTCTGACAGCCAGGCCTTTCCGTACTACTACAGGCTCGAAATGAAATACTCGTATTTGAACATTCACCTGAAGGGCACTATCACCCCGATCGACGGCACCTGCTCGGTGCCGGGCCAAACGGTAAAGCTACCCAAAACCTTGCTGAACCGCCTGGACCGCATCGGCTCGACAGCCGGCACCCAGAGCTTCCAGCTTAATATCAATAACTGCCCCAGGGGTTATAACCGGATTGGCTATACCCTTGACCCGGTTGGCGGCGAGATTGCGAACTCGCCAGGGGTATTGCCGCTTACTGGCGGTTCGACCGCGAGCGGCATAAAGATCCGGGTTGAAAACGCCCAAGGCGCTCCGGCAACCATGGGCACCTCGATAACGGTCGATGGATACAACAAGGCGGCGGGGGGTTCGTTTGCCATTCCGATGCAAGCGTCCTACATCAGGACTGATGCGACGGCTACACCCGGAACGGTAAACGGAGCAATGACCGTGTTTCTGGATTATCGGTAG